The following nucleotide sequence is from Synechococcus sp. KORDI-52.
GCCTTCACCGCTGCTGTGCGTGAGGCTGCCATGGCTGACCCCTCCAACTTCGATCCCCGCCACTTCAACAAGCCGGCTCGGAAGTACATGAAGCAGGTCTGCCTGGACCGCTACCAGCAGTTCTGGGCTGCCGGCAACGCCAGCAAGATCAAACAGGCCAGCATCACCCACTATGCCGGCCTCTACGCCAAGGGCGCGCTTGATCCCAAGGCAGCTGTAGCCGCCTGATTCACGGATTCATTTCGTTGTTTGGGGGCCCTTTGGGCCCCCTTTTTTTGTGGATGGCTGATGCCGATGATGACGGCTTATGGATTCTGGATCTGCAGGTCGATTCGATTGTTGTTCTTACGGTTTTCCGCTTCGATCACAATCTCTTCAGGATCTGCGATCACGGTGATCAACTGTCTGCCGCTGGGGAGTGGCAATGACAGGCTGAACTCTTCGCTTTCGCCCGCATTTAACCAAGGGATTCTGATGTAACGACGACTGCTGAAGCGGTCATTGATCACAACGACAACGCCGACATCACTGACGTCCATTTCGCCCGCATTCACAACACGAAAACGAAGGATTTCATCGTCGTAGCTGATCTTTTCGATGGCCATATCGCTTCCCAGGGCCCTGAGCGACTGGAGCGGATAGAGCCAGAGGCGTTCGAGTTGTTTGAGTCGGGTTGAAGCATGTTCATGGTGAAGGTGCCCCCCAAAGCTCAGGTCGGTGCTGCATCCGTGGAGATGCAAGTGGGCACCCGGCTGTGGAACGGTGACACGCCCGAGCTCCGGTTCTGTGTCAAAAAAACCACAGCAATCCCAATGCATCTTGCTTCCCAGATATCGGATTGCATCGTTGGTGCTCTCTGGGGGCTGCGACGACAGTCGGTAGTGCTGGAGCATGTCGTAGATGCTTTGACCATCTCTTGATGCTCCGGCTTCACTGGTGGCGACCGTCATGTTGCGCCGCTGCTGGCCCATGCACAGCTTTGAGGCCACGGTGATCACCA
It contains:
- a CDS encoding CARDB domain-containing protein — translated: MCFTASGGPAQLNVVADLTIANTVSDLIQGDVREHLPLERIPLQGDVLGLGTTTSVDNGELSFLLENASTSAIWRCVAHDGSIVKLSSGDGSGHFPYVCFTRDATSLRRPVAIESLGPSENTALQTLVAEAIAQGQRSGTLEAAPIYGVRMLTNWHELVITVASKLCMGQQRRNMTVATSEAGASRDGQSIYDMLQHYRLSSQPPESTNDAIRYLGSKMHWDCCGFFDTEPELGRVTVPQPGAHLHLHGCSTDLSFGGHLHHEHASTRLKQLERLWLYPLQSLRALGSDMAIEKISYDDEILRFRVVNAGEMDVSDVGVVVVINDRFSSRRYIRIPWLNAGESEEFSLSLPLPSGRQLITVIADPEEIVIEAENRKNNNRIDLQIQNP